A single region of the Hyphomonas adhaerens MHS-3 genome encodes:
- a CDS encoding TIGR01244 family sulfur transferase, which yields MADIRRVTDAFAVAPQISENDVEEIAAAGFKTIIANRPDGEGGIEQPRMGPIRAKAEALGLTFVALPFSGAPTPEIVERMGGILNEAPQPVLAYCRTGTRCITAWALTHSGQGTGQEIVDAAAGAGYDLSSIESLL from the coding sequence ATGGCTGATATACGCCGCGTAACAGACGCATTCGCCGTTGCTCCGCAAATTTCAGAAAACGATGTCGAAGAGATCGCCGCAGCCGGTTTCAAGACCATTATCGCCAACCGGCCGGACGGCGAAGGTGGCATCGAACAACCCCGGATGGGGCCGATCCGGGCGAAGGCGGAAGCGCTTGGGCTGACGTTCGTGGCGTTGCCCTTTTCCGGCGCTCCGACGCCCGAAATCGTTGAGCGCATGGGCGGTATCCTCAACGAGGCGCCCCAGCCCGTCCTGGCGTATTGCCGCACGGGGACACGCTGTATCACCGCCTGGGCCCTGACCCATTCCGGCCAGGGGACAGGGCAGGAAATCGTCGACGCCGCAGCAGGTGCGGGCTACGATCTGTCCAGCATCGAATCACTGCTCTAA
- a CDS encoding MBL fold metallo-hydrolase, with the protein MAIPYIKEMEFEYGVVQEMTPLIRRVIANNPGPFTYVGTGVYIIGHGEVAVLDPGPEQPEHFEALKKALEGETVTHVLVSHGHSDHSPLAQPLAEWAGCKTYAKNCGIPTAKGELGSADDLGFMPDVKVGDGDVISGPGWTLDVIETPGHTCNHLCFGLREENTCLSGDHIMGWSTTVVAPPDGDMGDYMRSLEKIREKKFDALYPTHGDPVKGRDFVEHFITEYAEHRRARERAILHHLSLGEHSIPDMVKEMYKDVDKRLHPAAAMSVLGHMIELVKTGRVTTPDEKPSVRSHFELVRSAA; encoded by the coding sequence ATGGCTATCCCTTATATCAAGGAAATGGAATTCGAGTACGGGGTCGTCCAGGAGATGACGCCCCTGATCCGCCGGGTGATCGCGAACAATCCCGGCCCGTTCACCTATGTCGGCACCGGTGTTTACATCATCGGGCATGGCGAAGTGGCAGTGCTTGATCCGGGGCCTGAGCAGCCGGAACATTTCGAGGCGCTGAAAAAGGCGCTGGAGGGTGAGACCGTCACCCACGTTCTGGTCAGCCATGGCCATTCCGATCATTCGCCATTGGCCCAGCCACTTGCCGAATGGGCAGGCTGCAAGACCTATGCAAAGAATTGCGGTATCCCGACGGCCAAGGGCGAGCTTGGCAGTGCAGACGATCTGGGTTTCATGCCGGATGTCAAAGTTGGCGATGGGGATGTCATCTCCGGCCCTGGCTGGACGCTGGACGTGATCGAAACACCCGGACACACCTGCAACCATCTCTGTTTCGGCTTGCGCGAAGAAAATACCTGCCTGTCGGGCGACCATATCATGGGCTGGTCAACCACGGTTGTGGCGCCGCCGGATGGCGATATGGGCGACTATATGCGCAGCCTGGAAAAGATCCGTGAGAAGAAGTTCGACGCGCTCTACCCGACGCATGGCGACCCGGTGAAAGGACGTGACTTCGTCGAACATTTCATCACCGAATATGCCGAGCACCGCCGTGCACGGGAACGGGCGATCCTGCATCATCTTTCCCTTGGCGAGCATTCGATCCCCGACATGGTGAAAGAGATGTACAAGGACGTGGACAAGCGCCTGCATCCTGCGGCGGCCATGTCTGTGCTGGGCCACATGATCGAACTGGTGAAAACCGGCCGCGTGACCACGCCGGACGAAAAGCCGTCCGTGCGGTCGCATTTCGAACTGGTCCGCTCGGCGGCCTGA